From one Amycolatopsis sp. FDAARGOS 1241 genomic stretch:
- the acnA gene encoding aconitate hydratase AcnA yields MSTQPQSGSYASLAHLDLGGERYRVHRLDAVPGAERLPLSHKILLENLLRHEDGHTVTAEHIAALVHGGSEQAHDVVAFSPSRVFLHDTNGVPVLTDLAALRDAVAAAGGDPRSVRPRIPSHLTVDHSVATEVSGRPDALRRNVEIEYTRNAERYRFLKWGEKLDGVHVVPPGTGIMHQINLEHLASVVERRDGWAFPDTCAGTDSHTTMVNALGVLAWGVGGVEAEVALLGQPLSMLVPPVVGVELTGELGPGVTATDLVLTVVETLRAHGVVGKFVEFTGDAVTRIPLAHRATIANMCPEFGATAAMFPIDGATLDYLRLTGRTPDHVATVEVYAKEQGLWHDPAAGLRYDERVRIDLSGVTASLAGPRRPQDRVALAAVPGNAAAALERVRSAREDRTPSESPVPDGAVAIAAITSCTNTSNPHVMVAAGLLARNARARGLTSRPWVKTSLAPGSKTVTEYLARAGLAEPLDELGFQLVGYGCMTCIGNSGPLLPAAAAAVADHGAVVASVLSGNRNFDGRINNDVSLNYLASPPLVVAYALAGSVTRDLTTEPLGTDPEGRPVLLADLWPDDAEIDEVVSAHLTPELFREAYTDVFAGDEHWRAVPESEGHHFEWEPGSTYLRRPPFLDAVPETAAPPRDVLGARTLLLLGDSVTTDHISPAGRIPPDSSAGRYLSALGEADLNTYASRRGNFEVMVRGGFANPRLANRLAPGAGGGVTPDFTRDGELVPIHDASVSYAAAGVPLIVIAGQEYGTGSSRDWAAKTTALLKVKAVLAQSFERIHRANLVALGVLPLQFADGEGAESLGLDGTEEFDLVGIGDVVRDPARPLTVRVRPADKPAFEFAVRVRLDTPREAAYYANGGVLPYVHRLILRGELG; encoded by the coding sequence CCACAAGATCCTGCTGGAGAACCTGCTGCGGCACGAGGACGGCCACACCGTCACCGCCGAGCACATCGCGGCCCTCGTGCACGGTGGCTCCGAGCAGGCCCACGACGTCGTGGCGTTCTCGCCGTCGCGGGTGTTCCTGCACGACACCAACGGCGTGCCGGTGCTCACCGATCTCGCCGCGTTGCGCGATGCCGTCGCCGCGGCGGGCGGCGACCCCCGCAGCGTGCGCCCGCGCATCCCGAGCCACCTCACCGTGGACCACTCCGTGGCCACCGAAGTGTCCGGTCGCCCCGATGCCCTGCGCCGCAACGTCGAGATCGAGTACACGCGCAACGCCGAGCGCTACCGCTTCCTCAAGTGGGGCGAGAAGCTCGACGGCGTGCACGTGGTGCCGCCCGGCACCGGAATCATGCACCAGATCAACCTCGAACACCTCGCGAGCGTCGTCGAACGCCGCGACGGCTGGGCGTTCCCCGACACGTGCGCCGGCACCGACTCCCACACCACGATGGTCAACGCGCTCGGCGTGCTCGCGTGGGGCGTGGGCGGCGTCGAAGCGGAAGTCGCGCTGCTGGGCCAGCCGCTGAGCATGCTCGTGCCGCCGGTGGTGGGCGTCGAGCTCACGGGCGAGCTCGGCCCCGGTGTCACGGCGACCGACCTCGTGCTCACGGTCGTCGAAACCCTGCGCGCCCACGGGGTCGTCGGCAAGTTCGTGGAGTTCACCGGTGACGCGGTGACACGGATCCCGCTCGCGCACCGGGCCACGATCGCCAACATGTGCCCGGAGTTCGGCGCCACCGCGGCGATGTTCCCCATCGACGGCGCGACGCTCGACTACCTCCGCCTCACCGGCCGCACCCCGGACCACGTCGCCACCGTCGAGGTGTACGCGAAGGAACAGGGTCTCTGGCACGATCCCGCCGCCGGTCTCCGTTACGACGAGCGCGTGCGCATCGACCTCTCCGGTGTGACGGCTTCCCTGGCCGGGCCCCGGCGCCCGCAGGACCGCGTCGCGCTGGCCGCGGTGCCCGGCAACGCGGCGGCGGCGCTCGAGCGCGTGCGCTCCGCCCGCGAAGACCGCACCCCGAGCGAAAGCCCGGTGCCCGACGGCGCCGTCGCCATCGCCGCCATCACGTCGTGCACCAACACGTCCAACCCGCACGTGATGGTCGCCGCGGGCCTGCTGGCCCGCAACGCCCGCGCGCGCGGGCTGACCAGCCGGCCGTGGGTGAAGACGAGCCTCGCGCCGGGGTCGAAGACCGTCACGGAGTACCTCGCGCGCGCCGGGCTGGCCGAGCCGCTGGACGAGCTCGGCTTCCAGCTCGTCGGGTACGGCTGCATGACGTGCATCGGCAACTCCGGCCCGCTGCTGCCGGCCGCGGCCGCGGCCGTCGCCGACCACGGCGCGGTCGTGGCGTCCGTGTTGTCGGGCAACCGCAACTTCGACGGCCGCATCAACAACGACGTCTCGCTCAACTACCTCGCCTCTCCCCCGCTGGTCGTCGCCTACGCGCTGGCCGGTTCGGTCACCCGTGACCTGACGACCGAACCGCTCGGCACCGACCCCGAGGGCCGGCCGGTGCTGCTGGCCGACCTGTGGCCCGACGACGCCGAGATCGACGAGGTCGTGTCCGCGCACCTCACGCCGGAGCTGTTCCGCGAGGCCTACACCGACGTCTTCGCCGGCGACGAGCACTGGCGCGCCGTGCCGGAGTCCGAGGGACACCACTTCGAGTGGGAACCGGGCTCGACGTACCTGCGCCGCCCGCCGTTCCTCGACGCCGTGCCGGAAACCGCCGCCCCGCCGCGGGACGTGCTCGGTGCGCGCACGCTGCTGCTGCTCGGCGACTCGGTGACCACCGACCACATCAGCCCCGCCGGCCGCATCCCGCCGGACAGCAGCGCCGGGCGTTACCTCAGCGCGCTCGGGGAGGCCGACCTCAACACCTACGCCTCGCGGCGCGGCAACTTCGAGGTGATGGTGCGCGGCGGGTTCGCCAACCCCCGGCTGGCCAATCGGCTCGCGCCCGGCGCCGGCGGCGGGGTCACCCCGGACTTCACCCGCGATGGCGAACTCGTCCCGATCCACGACGCGTCGGTTTCCTACGCCGCCGCAGGCGTGCCGCTGATCGTGATCGCCGGCCAGGAGTACGGCACGGGGTCCTCCCGCGACTGGGCGGCCAAGACGACCGCGCTGTTGAAGGTGAAAGCCGTGCTGGCGCAGTCGTTCGAGCGGATCCACCGAGCCAACCTCGTCGCGCTCGGCGTACTGCCGCTGCAGTTCGCCGACGGCGAGGGCGCCGAGTCGCTGGGTCTCGACGGCACGGAGGAGTTCGACCTCGTCGGGATCGGCGACGTGGTGCGGGATCCGGCGCGACCGCTGACCGTGCGCGTGCGGCCGGCGGACAAGCCCGCGTTCGAATTCGCCGTGCGCGTCCGGCTGGACACCCCGCGAGAGGCCGCGTATTACGCGAACGGCGGGGTGCTGCCCTACGTCCACCGCTTGATCCTGCGAGGTGAGCTTGGCTGA
- a CDS encoding MBL fold metallo-hydrolase has protein sequence MAEPAPVVEPLLLGYGLASEQGSIGFCGVYLVQTPRRRILFDCGHAGRRRALLRALARHGLGTRDVDTLVLSHAHYDHVQNADLFAHADVLLHPAEREFPVGDPVKPPWTGAILGGLRVRDAVDGLAIAPGVTVTGLPGHTAGSIGLTVATATGTAVLTGDALPSARALRAGRATTAAAGEEAAAASIEFVRTRADVVYPGHDRPFTIEAGRPGRYLVPRVALTVLAPDPLTEDPSTPEDPAPS, from the coding sequence TTGGCTGAGCCCGCGCCCGTCGTCGAGCCGCTGCTGCTCGGCTACGGCCTCGCGTCCGAGCAGGGCAGCATCGGCTTCTGCGGGGTGTACCTCGTGCAGACTCCGCGGCGGCGGATCCTCTTCGACTGCGGGCACGCGGGCCGCCGCCGCGCCCTGCTGCGGGCATTGGCCCGCCACGGGCTCGGCACGCGGGACGTCGACACCCTGGTGCTCTCGCACGCGCACTACGACCACGTGCAGAACGCCGACCTGTTCGCCCACGCCGACGTGCTGCTGCACCCGGCCGAACGCGAGTTCCCCGTCGGCGACCCGGTCAAGCCCCCGTGGACGGGCGCGATCCTCGGCGGGCTGCGTGTGCGCGACGCCGTCGACGGCCTCGCAATCGCACCGGGTGTGACCGTCACCGGCCTGCCCGGCCACACGGCGGGTTCGATCGGCCTGACCGTCGCCACGGCGACCGGCACGGCCGTGCTCACCGGCGACGCCCTGCCCTCGGCCCGCGCGCTGCGCGCCGGCCGCGCCACCACCGCAGCGGCCGGCGAAGAGGCGGCCGCCGCGTCGATCGAGTTCGTGCGCACGCGCGCCGACGTGGTGTACCCCGGCCACGACCGGCCGTTCACGATCGAGGCCGGACGCCCCGGCCGCTACCTCGTCCCGCGCGTGGCCCTCACCGTCCTCGCGCCCGATCCCCTCACCGAGGACCCCTCCACACCAGAAGACCCAGCACCGTCCTGA
- a CDS encoding aminotransferase class III-fold pyridoxal phosphate-dependent enzyme codes for MTTATGIFAEPAPKFSAEGLVAVLAEHWALTDPALKPLDSERDLNVLVDGRFVLKISNPAEDAEVVDMETRALEHVHAADRDLPVPETVVTTSGEPVAHPRDDAGRTCLARLITLLPGSPLEGGPLDEDLAEQVGVVAARVSVALQGFFHPAAGRTLLWDIRRMPEVVAASGIGTGRLRELAERVAPALAATATLPSSVQHADVTLTNVLASRATVTGVIDFGDMHHTAAVADLAVTLTSMLRLSGGDAHRLWRLTDAVLRGYQRHRELSAAEVAVLGELVIARLLTTLAVSATRRDSHSDNHRYITQYDTNSEQALDLLAALSPAELADRLARLAGTRDLTNAISPEDLPARRAAAMGGKLSPLFYRRPLELVRGEGPWLFARDGARYLDAYNNVAVIGHTHPAVTRAVSRQLAELNTHSRYLHAGIAELAERILATMPEPLDTILFTTSGTEANELAWRLATEYTGGGAAVIAEHAYHGASKWMADLSSNEWPAGYRPAHVATFEAPHGTPDGLTETVAAERIRLAAETLGAAGERPALVLADSQFTSEGILDAPGEFVAGLVSGARAAGALFLADEVQSGYGRGGPQLWRFLLAGVTPDLVTLGKPMGAGYPIGAVVTRREIADVLARGYEYFSTFAATPAAAAAGHTVLDVLQLTGLPAQAAATGEVLRFGLRELAADEPLLGAVRGTGLLAGIDVRPSGATPSRAVTKALLAELVSQGVLAGSTGPGGDVLKVRPPLVWEKRHVTLFLDRLRRALATLRS; via the coding sequence ATGACCACCGCCACCGGCATCTTCGCCGAGCCGGCACCGAAGTTCTCCGCCGAGGGCCTGGTTGCCGTGCTCGCCGAGCACTGGGCGCTCACGGACCCGGCCCTGAAACCGCTCGACAGCGAACGCGACCTCAACGTGCTCGTCGACGGCCGCTTCGTGCTCAAGATCTCCAACCCCGCCGAGGACGCCGAGGTCGTGGACATGGAGACCCGCGCCCTCGAGCACGTGCACGCCGCGGACCGCGACCTGCCCGTGCCGGAGACGGTGGTGACCACGTCGGGCGAGCCGGTGGCGCACCCGCGAGACGATGCCGGGCGCACCTGCCTGGCCCGCCTGATCACGCTGCTGCCCGGCTCCCCGCTCGAAGGCGGCCCGCTCGACGAAGACCTCGCGGAGCAGGTCGGTGTGGTGGCCGCGCGGGTTTCGGTTGCGCTGCAAGGGTTCTTCCACCCCGCGGCCGGGCGGACGCTGCTGTGGGACATCCGTCGCATGCCGGAGGTCGTGGCCGCGTCGGGCATCGGCACCGGCCGGCTGCGCGAACTCGCCGAACGCGTCGCCCCGGCGCTGGCGGCGACGGCCACACTGCCCTCGAGCGTGCAGCACGCCGACGTGACCCTCACCAACGTCCTCGCCTCGCGCGCCACTGTGACCGGCGTGATCGACTTCGGCGACATGCACCACACGGCGGCGGTCGCCGACCTCGCGGTGACGCTGACGTCCATGCTGCGGCTCAGCGGCGGCGACGCCCACCGCCTGTGGCGACTGACCGACGCGGTGCTGCGCGGGTACCAGCGCCACCGCGAACTCTCGGCCGCCGAAGTCGCGGTGCTGGGCGAACTCGTGATCGCGCGGCTGCTGACGACGCTCGCCGTGTCCGCGACGCGGCGCGACTCGCACTCCGACAACCACCGCTACATCACGCAGTACGACACGAACAGCGAACAGGCGCTGGACCTGCTCGCCGCGCTGTCCCCGGCCGAGCTCGCAGACCGGCTCGCGCGGCTGGCCGGCACGCGCGACCTCACGAACGCGATCTCCCCGGAGGACCTGCCCGCCCGGCGCGCGGCAGCCATGGGCGGCAAGCTCTCGCCGCTGTTCTACCGCCGCCCGCTCGAACTCGTGCGCGGCGAAGGCCCGTGGTTGTTCGCCCGCGACGGCGCGCGCTACCTCGACGCCTACAACAACGTCGCCGTCATCGGGCACACGCACCCGGCCGTCACGCGCGCGGTGAGCCGGCAGCTGGCCGAGCTGAACACGCACTCGCGCTACCTGCACGCGGGTATCGCCGAGCTGGCGGAGCGGATCCTCGCGACCATGCCGGAGCCGCTCGACACGATCCTGTTCACCACGTCCGGCACCGAGGCCAACGAGCTCGCCTGGCGGCTGGCCACCGAGTACACCGGCGGCGGCGCGGCCGTGATCGCGGAGCACGCCTACCACGGCGCGTCGAAGTGGATGGCGGACCTGAGCTCGAACGAGTGGCCCGCGGGGTACCGGCCGGCGCACGTCGCGACCTTCGAGGCGCCGCACGGCACCCCCGACGGGCTGACGGAAACCGTTGCCGCGGAACGGATCCGGCTCGCCGCCGAAACGCTGGGCGCCGCCGGCGAACGCCCGGCGCTGGTCCTCGCCGACTCGCAGTTCACTTCGGAGGGCATCCTCGACGCGCCGGGTGAGTTCGTCGCGGGCCTGGTCTCCGGCGCCCGCGCGGCGGGTGCGCTGTTCCTCGCCGACGAGGTCCAGTCGGGCTACGGTCGCGGCGGCCCGCAGCTGTGGCGGTTCCTGCTCGCCGGCGTGACCCCCGACCTCGTCACACTCGGCAAGCCGATGGGCGCGGGTTACCCGATCGGCGCCGTCGTGACGCGCCGCGAGATCGCCGACGTGCTGGCGCGGGGCTACGAATACTTCTCCACCTTCGCCGCGACCCCGGCGGCCGCCGCGGCCGGCCACACCGTGCTCGACGTGCTGCAGCTGACCGGCCTGCCCGCGCAGGCCGCCGCGACCGGCGAGGTGCTGCGCTTCGGGCTGCGCGAGCTGGCCGCCGACGAGCCGCTGCTCGGCGCCGTCCGCGGCACCGGGCTGCTCGCGGGCATCGACGTCCGGCCCTCCGGCGCGACACCGTCGCGCGCGGTCACGAAGGCACTGCTGGCCGAACTCGTCTCGCAGGGCGTGCTCGCGGGTTCCACCGGCCCCGGCGGCGACGTGCTCAAGGTGCGACCGCCACTGGTGTGGGAGAAGCGCCACGTGACGCTGTTCCTCGACCGGCTGCGCCGCGCGCTGGCCACGTTGCGGTCCTGA
- a CDS encoding serine hydrolase — MTNEEPAVDPRPVHTLLRDLAKRGMRVHSLLVHRHGRTVLDLWQWPHEPDLKHKIHSATKSFTSAAVGFAEAEGLLSLDDPVAGFFRGRLPAEPSANFDRMRVRDLLTMCTGHARGLSGATTRLRRTGWVGEFLEEPVVEPPGRNFTYSSTTSHVLSAIVQEVSGRAVDEYLRPRLFDPLGITDYTWERDPEGVSSGGNGLSLRPRDLLKFGVLHLQDGVWEGDRILPGGWVQKASALHVRRAISGEWNGKELVPPAPDVVTEEGYGYQFWTTADGIYNASGIFGQECMVFPRHGGVVVVLGAMGDGTYHDLPGMLRSAFRSAFDGSSREQSEVDAVTEWVRRAQEPEAVSAAPQRAGFSAAYDFEPNEQGLVSLAVSVTGDAVRLTVEDELGDHSLDHGVGSWRRQDTGLSVWRLHHSYQDPAAAVLAAAEWESADVLKLTWHFLESPFIDRLRLVFDDAGVTVEHATNVNSGPVTLPPARGLLRA, encoded by the coding sequence ATGACCAACGAGGAGCCGGCCGTGGACCCCCGTCCCGTCCACACCCTGCTGCGGGACCTGGCGAAGCGCGGGATGCGGGTGCACTCCCTGCTCGTCCACCGGCACGGGCGGACCGTGCTCGACCTGTGGCAGTGGCCGCACGAACCGGACCTGAAGCACAAGATCCACTCCGCCACCAAGAGCTTCACGTCGGCGGCGGTGGGGTTCGCCGAGGCGGAGGGCCTGCTGTCGCTGGACGACCCGGTCGCGGGGTTCTTCCGCGGCCGCCTGCCCGCCGAGCCGAGCGCGAACTTCGACCGGATGCGCGTGCGCGATCTGCTGACGATGTGCACGGGCCACGCGCGCGGCCTGTCCGGCGCGACCACCCGGCTGCGGCGCACGGGCTGGGTCGGCGAGTTCCTCGAGGAACCGGTCGTGGAGCCGCCGGGCCGCAACTTCACCTACAGCAGCACGACCAGCCACGTGCTCTCGGCGATCGTGCAGGAGGTGTCGGGCCGGGCCGTGGACGAGTACCTGCGCCCGCGGCTGTTCGACCCGCTGGGCATCACGGATTACACGTGGGAACGCGACCCCGAGGGCGTGTCCAGCGGGGGCAACGGGCTTTCGCTGCGTCCGCGCGACCTGCTGAAGTTCGGTGTGCTGCACCTGCAGGACGGCGTGTGGGAGGGCGACCGGATCCTGCCCGGCGGCTGGGTGCAGAAAGCCTCGGCGCTGCACGTGCGCCGCGCGATCAGCGGGGAGTGGAACGGCAAGGAGCTGGTGCCGCCCGCACCCGATGTCGTCACCGAAGAGGGCTACGGCTACCAGTTCTGGACCACCGCGGACGGCATCTACAACGCTTCGGGCATCTTCGGCCAGGAGTGCATGGTCTTCCCGCGCCACGGCGGGGTGGTCGTCGTCCTGGGCGCCATGGGTGACGGCACCTACCACGACCTGCCGGGGATGCTGCGGTCGGCGTTCCGCTCCGCGTTCGACGGCTCGTCACGGGAGCAGTCCGAAGTGGACGCTGTCACCGAGTGGGTGCGGCGTGCTCAGGAGCCCGAAGCGGTGTCCGCGGCCCCGCAGCGCGCCGGTTTCTCCGCGGCGTACGACTTCGAGCCCAACGAACAGGGCCTGGTGTCGCTGGCCGTCTCGGTCACCGGTGACGCGGTCCGCCTCACGGTCGAGGACGAACTCGGCGACCACTCGCTCGACCACGGCGTCGGCTCGTGGCGACGGCAGGACACCGGCCTCAGCGTGTGGCGCCTGCACCACTCCTACCAGGACCCGGCCGCGGCCGTGCTCGCGGCCGCCGAGTGGGAGTCGGCCGACGTGCTGAAGCTGACGTGGCACTTCCTGGAGTCGCCGTTCATCGACCGGCTGCGGCTGGTGTTCGACGACGCCGGCGTCACCGTGGAGCACGCCACGAACGTCAACTCGGGCCCGGTGACCCTGCCGCCCGCGCGTGGACTTCTGCGGGCGTAG
- a CDS encoding amino acid ABC transporter ATP-binding protein codes for MDQATVSQTETTGAGTDVPAIELVDICKSFGTVDVLKGVSATVAHGETVCLIGASGSGKSTLLRCVNLLSPPTSGTIRLHGEAITEPKVDLNAVRSRTGMVFQHFNLFQHKSALDNITLALRRVRGMSREEARERALEQLDKVGLRALASARPAHLSGGQQQRVAIARSLAMEPDIMLFDEATSALDPELVKGVLDVMRYLAENSGMTMMVVTHEMNFAREVADRVLFMDSGVIAEEGPARELLTDPKTPRLQTFLSQVL; via the coding sequence ATGGACCAGGCAACCGTGTCCCAGACCGAAACCACCGGGGCGGGCACCGACGTCCCCGCGATCGAGCTGGTGGACATCTGCAAGTCGTTCGGCACCGTCGACGTGCTCAAGGGTGTGTCCGCGACCGTCGCGCACGGCGAGACCGTGTGCCTGATCGGCGCTTCGGGGTCGGGCAAGTCGACCCTGCTGCGGTGCGTGAACCTGCTGTCGCCGCCGACCTCGGGTACCATCCGCCTGCACGGTGAGGCGATCACGGAACCGAAGGTGGACCTCAACGCGGTGCGCTCGCGCACCGGCATGGTGTTCCAGCACTTCAACCTGTTCCAGCACAAGAGCGCGCTCGACAACATCACGCTCGCGCTGCGGCGCGTGCGCGGGATGTCGCGCGAGGAAGCCCGCGAACGCGCGTTGGAGCAGCTCGACAAGGTCGGCCTGCGCGCGCTCGCGTCGGCGCGGCCCGCGCACCTGTCGGGAGGGCAGCAGCAGCGCGTGGCGATCGCCCGGTCGCTGGCGATGGAGCCGGACATCATGCTGTTCGACGAAGCGACCTCCGCGCTCGACCCGGAGCTGGTGAAGGGCGTGCTCGACGTGATGCGCTACCTCGCCGAGAACTCGGGGATGACGATGATGGTCGTGACCCACGAGATGAACTTCGCCCGTGAGGTCGCCGACCGCGTGCTGTTCATGGACAGCGGTGTGATCGCGGAAGAGGGCCCGGCGCGAGAGCTGCTGACCGATCCGAAGACGCCGCGGCTGCAGACGTTCCTTTCGCAAGTCCTGTAA
- a CDS encoding amino acid ABC transporter permease: protein MGDFLHSFFDIHQILAVLPALLGEGLRNTLIIASLALVLGLAVGLLLAMLLISARWWLRAPARVYVDVFRGLPAIVTVSLIGIGLPSAGVRLFGQSPMGYAILAVGLINAAYIAEIFRSGIQAVPPGQAEAGRSLGMSHLTTLLLVVVPQGIRNVLPALANQFIVAVKESSLVYLLGLAVGERELYFIAQQAQAISYNSSSFVAAGLVYIVFTVPLTHLVNWFDRRLREGRRPTSGGTGPSAAPQPLVPVGATGFEAGA, encoded by the coding sequence ATGGGCGATTTCCTGCATTCGTTCTTCGACATCCACCAGATCCTCGCCGTGCTGCCCGCGCTGCTCGGGGAAGGACTGCGCAACACGCTGATCATCGCGTCGCTCGCGCTGGTCCTCGGGCTGGCCGTGGGCCTGCTGCTGGCGATGCTGCTGATCTCCGCGCGCTGGTGGCTGCGGGCACCTGCCCGGGTCTACGTAGACGTGTTCCGCGGCCTGCCCGCCATCGTGACGGTGAGCCTGATCGGCATCGGCCTGCCGTCGGCGGGCGTGCGCCTGTTCGGCCAGTCGCCCATGGGCTACGCGATCCTCGCCGTCGGCCTCATCAACGCGGCCTACATCGCCGAGATCTTCCGCTCGGGCATCCAGGCCGTGCCGCCGGGGCAGGCCGAGGCCGGCCGCAGCCTCGGCATGAGCCACCTGACCACCTTGCTGCTCGTCGTGGTGCCGCAGGGCATCCGCAACGTGCTGCCGGCGCTGGCGAACCAGTTCATCGTGGCCGTGAAGGAGAGTTCGCTGGTGTACCTGCTCGGCCTGGCCGTCGGCGAGCGCGAGCTGTACTTCATCGCCCAGCAGGCGCAGGCGATCTCGTACAACTCGTCGTCGTTCGTGGCCGCGGGGCTCGTCTACATCGTCTTCACCGTGCCGCTCACGCACCTGGTGAACTGGTTCGACCGGCGCCTGCGCGAAGGCCGGCGCCCCACCTCGGGCGGCACCGGGCCGAGCGCCGCCCCGCAGCCGCTGGTGCCCGTCGGCGCGACCGGCTTCGAAGCGGGGGCGTGA
- a CDS encoding alpha/beta hydrolase yields the protein MTTTTEPDSQGAHFVGSTPFFASRHDQRLSYGLYVPKDHTPAAAPLPLVVVQHGTGRSAEHYRNQWADFAEQHRCVVLTPLFPAGIVERRELHSFKFLEYQGIRFDEELLHMVEEVGEEFGTETAKFILHGFSGGGQFAHRFSYAHPDRLAGLSIGAPGRITQLDDSLPWWLGTGGFKEKFGIDVDLDALRRVPVQMLVGSDDVETWEINNAGGPNWMDGVEKTGRTRIERLETLRASFERNGIPVRFDVVPGVAHKGTQVIPVVQDFVAGLLAGRTS from the coding sequence ATGACGACCACCACCGAACCCGACTCGCAGGGTGCCCACTTCGTCGGCAGCACGCCGTTCTTCGCGTCCCGCCATGACCAGCGGCTGTCCTACGGGCTGTACGTGCCGAAGGACCACACGCCCGCTGCCGCGCCGCTGCCGCTCGTCGTCGTCCAGCACGGCACCGGCCGCTCCGCCGAGCACTACCGCAACCAGTGGGCGGACTTCGCCGAGCAGCACCGCTGCGTCGTCCTCACGCCGCTGTTCCCCGCCGGGATCGTCGAGCGACGGGAGCTGCACAGCTTCAAGTTCCTGGAGTACCAGGGGATCCGGTTCGACGAAGAGCTGCTGCACATGGTCGAGGAGGTCGGCGAGGAGTTCGGCACCGAGACCGCGAAGTTCATCCTCCACGGCTTTTCCGGCGGCGGGCAGTTCGCGCACCGGTTCTCCTACGCCCACCCCGACCGGCTGGCCGGCCTCTCGATCGGCGCGCCGGGGCGCATCACGCAGCTGGACGACTCGCTGCCGTGGTGGCTCGGCACGGGCGGGTTCAAGGAGAAGTTCGGCATCGACGTCGACCTCGACGCGCTACGGCGCGTGCCGGTGCAGATGCTCGTGGGCTCCGACGACGTGGAGACCTGGGAGATCAACAACGCCGGCGGACCGAACTGGATGGACGGCGTGGAGAAGACCGGCCGCACGCGGATCGAACGGCTCGAGACGCTGCGTGCGAGCTTCGAGCGCAACGGGATCCCGGTGCGGTTCGACGTCGTGCCCGGTGTCGCGCACAAGGGCACCCAGGTGATCCCCGTGGTGCAGGACTTCGTTGCCGGGCTGCTGGCCGGGCGGACCAGCTGA
- a CDS encoding GntR family transcriptional regulator: MSVNPRPALTKNAYVYEELRRRILAGELVQGQSISQEQLAAELGVSTTPLREALRRLDAEGLVTIDAHRDARVSRLNAEEARSLFEVRERLDPLATKLAAARRTDADIAAIGTALKDLEPLSTSTGFESLLVHRAFHRSIYTASHNPLLMTLLEGLWDKADRYRLIGLQSKPDSPQDQERVRREHIEIAEAVIAGDARTAERAMKKHVQGSLGRRAIAALDA; the protein is encoded by the coding sequence ATGAGCGTCAACCCCCGCCCAGCCCTCACGAAGAACGCGTACGTCTACGAGGAGCTGCGCCGGCGCATCCTGGCCGGCGAGCTGGTCCAGGGCCAGTCCATCTCCCAGGAACAGCTCGCGGCGGAGCTCGGCGTGAGCACCACTCCCCTGCGCGAGGCGCTGCGGCGACTGGACGCCGAGGGGCTCGTCACGATCGACGCGCACCGCGACGCGCGCGTGAGCCGGCTCAACGCCGAGGAGGCCCGCAGCCTGTTCGAGGTCCGCGAACGGCTCGACCCGCTGGCCACCAAGCTCGCCGCCGCGCGGCGGACCGACGCCGACATCGCGGCGATCGGGACGGCGCTCAAGGACCTCGAGCCGCTGAGCACGTCCACCGGCTTCGAATCGCTGCTCGTGCACCGCGCGTTCCACCGCAGCATCTACACGGCCTCACACAACCCGCTGCTGATGACTCTGCTGGAAGGCTTGTGGGACAAGGCCGACCGGTACCGGTTGATCGGCCTGCAGTCCAAGCCGGACTCCCCGCAGGACCAGGAACGCGTGCGGCGCGAGCACATCGAGATCGCCGAGGCCGTGATCGCGGGCGACGCGCGCACGGCGGAGCGGGCGATGAAAAAGCACGTGCAGGGCAGCCTCGGGCGCCGCGCGATCGCCGCGCTGGACGCCTGA